AGGTTCCTCAGGGTACATCTCGGCATCCGTTCGcttcctctctcctctcacCATCACACGGATCAGACTCACGCCGGCGCAGCCTATGGCGGGCGGAGCTCCGGTGGCAAAGTCCAAGTGACGGTGAGAGCCAGCGGCTTGATAGAGGATCGATATTTTCAGAGAAATCTGTCCCTATGCATCCCACTCGCTTCCTGTCGCTAGCCCCAATTTCACGGCCGCCGAAGGGCTGGTACATgtacgacgccgagagCCTAAAAAAGAGTGTGGGCCGATCGTCATTCCTGGTCACGGGACCGTGCTGCATCTCCGTCATACTCTCAAGGTGGCAACGTGGCAGGTGGAAAGAACTGGTTGACGTTTATGATACAACCAGGAACCTTCGTAGAACAATGTTTTAATGGCTCCCAGAGGTGGATGTTGCAGCAGGCACATCTCTATCTAACAGGCGTTACAGTCCGTTCAGGATAGTCGAGATCGTTACCATCTCGTTGCCTTGTCACTTGACGCAGTCAAGTGCATGCGTAGCGTGATGATTCCAGCAGTTGTGCCTCGGGAACTGTACTGTACTATCCACGGCTGATCCCAGAAAAGCAGATTGTCGAcctggtcgagctggagaggCCGAGCGGCATACTCCGGGCCCCACAACACAGCGGATCAGCACATTGTCAGTAATCTAACACCATAGACGGGCGACTGTCACCGTCGCCCTCACTGCACCAATCTCCCCTACACTGACTGTTCCAACAGTGTCGACCACCCTTGCCCACCACCCACGGCCAACCTCCAACCCAGCCACCTCCAACCACTACCACCACAAGTAGCTAGCAGCCAAAGGCAGCTGGGGAGGGAGATCATTGCCACAAAGGGCAGGCCAGACGGGCAGCAGGGCTGGTCGTGCGGCACCTACGTCTCACACCTGTCCTCCGCAGCCCCGTGCGTACAGAATCGTCATAAGATAGGCCAATGAAATGATACATCCCGCTCCCCCTGCCGCATATGCTTAGCGGGAAACGATGCCGTCGAAGCGCTGCTTGAACCACGCAACGGTCTGCTCGGGCTTGACCTTGTGGGTAGCACCAATGCGGCCAatcttggccttgcggCGGGCAACACGCATACCGGGGCGGCCCATGATGGTGTAGAAGTCCATGCCGAAAATGCCGATTCCGGGGTCGTACTTGATGCCAAGGTCGATGTGCTCGTCGATACCGAAGCCAAAGTTGCCGGTGGCGGAGAAGTTACGGCGGCGGAGCTCGTactccttgaccttgagagcgcgctcaaggacctcctcggccttggggCCACGGATGGTGACGTGCACGGCAATCTTCTCGTTACGACGAATCGAGAACGAGCGGACAGTGTAGCGCGCCTTCGAGGTCACGGGGGTCTGACCAgtgagctgctcgagcacctTGGCGGCACGGGTGAGACGGTCACCGGACTCGCCGACCGAGATGTCTGGTGTTAGCCAAGTTTCGAGTGTGCGCGAAACAGCGCAATAAACGCACTGATGACGAGCTTCTCGATGCGGAGCTCCTTCATCGGGTTGACGGCGGTCTTAGCGTCGGCCTGGGGTGAGTAAGACGTTCAAAAGTTGATAGCTAGTCGCCCGAGATTGCGCCGCTCTGCGCGCGTCTGCAGTCTTCTCGTCCCTCCCGAGCTTTCCTCATTCCTGCCCTCACGTGCAAAGACAACGCCCACTTGGGTAGGTCTGCCTTCTCCGTGCCAGCCTCTCCATGCTCTCGCCCCCTTCCCGCTCGCAGCTCCATCCCGTCTCCAGTtgacgactcggacgactAGAGTGTCTCGCGATACACGCGCGCGAAATAACGTACCATTTTGAATCTGTGAGTTAGTCAAGtgttcgacgacgacgaggatgtgcGTGCAGGCGTACTCACTGTTCTTGAGGGGTTGGAAGTGTACCAAATCGCTGGGCTAGTCTCCAAGCGTGGCCGtcagccagccagccgGCCTAGGCCAAAAGCATCCGTCTGTCACAGGAAGGTTTTGATTCCGTGTCGTCGGAGCATCTAACGCCGATAGTTTCGATTGTTGCGATTATTGGGAAATACTGACAGGTATATCCTGATTCCCACTCGTGCCTGGCTAAATTGAATATCCTGCCATGTTGGCTTTGGTGAGTGAGTGGCATGTTCCGCAAATTCACTAAGCAACTTGTTCCGCTCTCATCAACTGCGAATACAGGAATCCGAGGACATGTAGAGCTTGTCTGACGTACAACTCCACAGCTATGCACACTAACGCACGTATGTCACCCACAACCTCACACGACGACAGCTTTTGGTTGCCCCATTACCCGATCATGGCGGTCCGGGACCACGGGCAGAATCCGAATCCGAGAACGAACTGGCTGATAGCTGATAGGACGTGCAGTAGGCGCGATCAGACTGCAAACAGGTCAGAGTTAATGACGACAACATCACTTTTACCGACATGCCGATAATAAAGAGCGGAGTTTATACTCCGTTGAGAGTAGCTTTATGACTGGTTCTCTAATTCTCTAGTTGCTGGTGAATCAGGGGGGGATGACTATTCTTTAGGCTTAATCAGGCACCGGCACAACTAACCGAGTGTGCCAACTCAGACTCAGGGAACACCCCACGGGACATATCGCCCAAGTGGGCTCGTACTTGGTCCATATCATGTATCATGGGAGCCAACCATCCACTACTTACCCCGCCCGTACTTGCTTGCTACATATCCAAGCTCTGTCGACGTGCTCCTgctctcttcttctctATCTCTTATCTTGCCCTCGTCACCAGCACAAGCGCCTCACCAGCAACACCTAACCCCCACTtcaccctcccaccacccctcccATGCCCGACGGATCCCTCATGTTCCACCTACCCGCTCCCATGCCGGTGGCGACTCCAAAACCCCCACCAGTTACCCCTTTCCGCCTAGACGACCTCGCATTCGAGCTGCAAGAAATCATCCTCGACTTTGCGGCCGACCTCCCCGTCTCGTCCCTCTGTGCAGCAGTTCGCGTCTGTACCGACTGGCATGCTCGATTCGTTACCCCCCTCTACGCTTCTCTGTCAATCAGCAAGGCTGACCGCGAACAAGTCTTGGCCGGCCTCGGAATCGACTACCTCAGCCCAacggcgctcgaggcgcgtgCCTCTGAAGCAGGAGGCGTTGCGGCCTATGCCGCGGGATCCAACCGCAAAGTGGCGGCACTGGCTCACGTCAAATCTCTGAGCGTCTTGGATTCTGCAGCAGCCACAAGCCTAGTCGAGGCACTGCTTATGCACGGCGAGGTTTTGCAAGTCGAGGAACTACACTTGGGTTCTCAGCTGTTCCGATACCTAGTGAACAGTGTAGCATGTTTCGGGCGCCCGCGCAGTGGTAGCGCTTTTGTTGGTGAAGCTCTAGTGTCGCGcctccatcctcgccgGCTACGTATCGACTTTCCACCATCCCGAGGGGCGGCGGGTACATTTGATCCGGTGCTTCTGGCGCGCGTTACAGCGGTTCTGGTGGGCGATTGGAAGCCTGATATCGTAGACTATCATGGCGTCGGTTCCAACCTCCCGCTGGCGCTTGGTCCCCTCAACAGGATACACTACACGAACGCGTGCACGCCTTTTGATGACGTAtgggaagaagaggaggacgtggctggtggtgggtgtcgcgctcacgcgctCGTGCGCATGCACCTCCGCCG
Above is a genomic segment from Cutaneotrichosporon cavernicola HIS019 DNA, chromosome: 1 containing:
- the RPL11 gene encoding uncharacterized protein (Belongs to the universal ribosomal protein uL5 family), whose product is MIHDMDQADAKTAVNPMKELRIEKLVINISVGESGDRLTRAAKVLEQLTGQTPVTSKARYTVRSFSIRRNEKIAVHVTIRGPKAEEVLERALKVKEYELRRRNFSATGNFGFGIDEHIDLGIKYDPGIGIFGMDFYTIMGRPGMRVARRKAKIGRIGATHKVKPEQTVAWFKQRFDGIVSR